The region caaaggcacacacatatataCGATCGCAAAAAAGATCACATTCAATGGAAATCCAAAGAGGGTCCCGCACTGGCTAGCGATAGCATCGATACGCAGGGCACGCAAGATTGCTGGCAGCTCTTTCGTGGGGTTACTATAGTTACTATGTATCGCAGCACTGTATGCGGTCGGCCTTTTAGTCATAGTAGCAGTTGCTAACCGAACGCGCTCGTACATCGACCTAATGAAAGGATATAGAACGTGAAATCCATTTGCTAGACGGAcaatcgcgaacgaacgaaattaaGACGCAtcccttctccaccttctgcttctcgaAAAATGAATCGAATATCATGAATCAAATGCGCATTGCGTGCCAATCACCGTTTTGTGCTAGCGTGTGCCACGAGCAGACGCGatcgcgttcgttcgatccTCGATTCTCCTCGCATTTAGCGATAGAATTTCACTTCCGCCTCGACGCAGTCTTTCATCAGCTCATCGAGTTCCTGGCTCGGTTCGCCCGAGTGCTCGCTAAGGAACCGATTCACCTCATCCACGCACGTAGCCTCGAGCGAGCTGAGCAGACTGCCCACGGCTTCCCACTTGCGGTTGCTATGCAGCCGATGGAGCAGCGTCTGCGCCTCACCCTCCGGCACTCGCGTCAGGGGAGATATTTTCGCCCCGGTCGTAAATATGAATGGTTTGAAAACGGATTCTTCCACCTGCGGCGTAGCCGTGAACCAGTGGCAGGGCAGTTCGCCTGCACCGGTCAGTACCGACACCTGGCTCGAACCGGTCACTGCCGGTGCCAATGGTGCGGCCGCTCGCAAGCATTCAAACATTTGCTTCAGCCCGAACATTCCCTCAGCTCCGGGCTCGTGCGCTGGCCACGATCTAGTTGCCAGCTCGTTGCTACCACCGAACGCTACGCTAAAGCTAAACTCGCCTGATCCATCCCATGCACCAGCTTCCTTCGCTTTATCAGCCAATCCCTCCGAGCTACGGTCGAAAGCTGTTCCGATCGTAAAACCGGTGGCCGCAAGCGCTATGCTCGTATCCTGCACCTGCCTGGCCGCCCAGAATTGTCCCGCTACGTTGAGCAACCAGACGGCTGCCGGATCACAAACGACAAACGCGGCCTTCGGTGCGTTCCGGTCGTCCGAGCCATGCTTCTCCACGAGCTGCACCAGTGCGTCAATGGTTCCGGTGGCACTATCACCACGCTCCAGCCCGAGCCGCACTAGATCTAGGGGTGATACTTTACCCTCCTCTGTTGCCGCATCCCCGCAGTACGACAGTCCAACAGTAACCGCCTTCTCGTTGGATCCACTCTCCGCTCCCCAGCTGCCTGCCGGTTTATTGAGGATGACGGCGTAAGCGGCGGTTCCACCTTCGATTTCACAACCATTCGGCAAGGATACGGCCTCTGAGCTGCCACTGGCCGGCTGGTAGACCACCTCCATTACCTGGTCGCTCGGCCCGGTACCATTTCGGCCGAAGATAATCTGCTTCCGGTTGGATTCCGTGCACGGTGGAAGCACCACGAACGTTTCGCCTccgtggttgctgttgttgccagACATATTTTCCCCGCTTCCGGTCTTCCGGTCCTCGTGTCTAGTTGGCTGCGGTTACTGTGCTGTCTCACTTCAACGTTCGGCTACTGCGCCCGCAGTGCGTCGATTTCGCGATTTCTgcgcctctcgctctctcgcctgGGGTGGTGCTGcgcgttcgctttcgctccgACGGATGACGACGGCTGGCTGCCAACCAATCAATAAAGGGGTGAAAGTGTGCTCTGCGTGAACGAAATTCGGCTCGGTTAGATGATGACCCTGGGTGGGATGGGTGCAATCGAAGAGATCTGGAACAATCCTATATTACTCACCGTCTCTTGGCTTCCTTCTCGGTCCTCCGACGAGAGAAATCGGGCCAAGGATTCCAGTCAGCCCACGCACGCTTTATCACGAGAAAAGCTGCAAGCAcgagaaaatgaggaaaacagATGGAACCGATTTACAGGGTGGAGTTGCAACACAGATGCACCGTTCACAGCGCACGGGAACACGAGGAAAAACCCACCTGCAACACGTCGAAGACGTCAAGACTTCGCGATGCCAACCAGTCTGACTTTTCCGCACGGCCACCGAAGAAACTGCGCGAGGAAATTTCACCCaaagaccacaccacacttttcttctttccttctaccgaggggggggggctcgtGTTGTGATGTCGCGGTGTCCGATGTTGGCAAGAAAAACTGTCTTTTTCCTTCCGCAAAACGCGTGACCGCAGTCCCGGAGCAGTGTGCAGTCCTAGCCAGGTGGAATGTTGaggaaaaacgattttccgcTAGACCGGGTGCGCCAGTGGCCTACCCCCACCGGACCGGCCAAGCTGTCAGTTGTTTTGACAACCGTTGCTGGCAGCACGGAAACGCATGCTGGCAGCACGGTATCacggaaaaataaaatggagtaaatttgtttttttcgtgtgtgTATTTTGCGCAAGAGAGTGATTTTCCGGGCGTTCCGGAGCTCCGTTTCACCGTAAATCATTCGGCGCTGTCCGCGGACGGCCCCGAATACTGCCCCCAACTGGTGGCGTGATCCGTGGCCGCGGGATTTTCCTCGACTCGACGCGAAGGTGTTCCGTGGTGCGTACAGCGTGCGTGTGTCGCCGTGGAAACGCCATCCCTCGCCGCGAGTTTCTggggctactgctgctactgctgctgctactgctggttaGTTGACCACTTCCGACGCCCTATCGACGGGCCATCGCTTTTCGCTGGAAAGCGAAAATACACAGAAAACAGGAAGTGGACGCTGGGTTGTTGAAAATTTCTCAAGAAAagggtgtgcgtgtgtctgtgcgtgcgtttgtgcgGGAGGCTCTTCAAGCGAGCTGCTCTCAAAATTTCACCCCCTTCTCCTTCACCCCCTGGCAAGCAGGCGCGGAAAAAGAGGGGCGCTGTTCTGGagtggtttatgttttcacCGCAGAGTGCTCTGGAAGAGGTGCGCCAAGGAGTGGAAGGAACGGGGAAACGAAGAAggcgccacacaaacacacctttTTCACCGCCCTCCTGCTTCCCCCGCCCCGTGGATCTGGTGACAACAACCGGTGCGGAGAGTAGCGGGAAGAAGGGGTCGACGCtgtgagaaagaaaaagaagcttcCATTAAAAGGAAGCGCGCTCTTCACTGCATGTGGCGTCTTCGAatgcgggtggggggggggg is a window of Anopheles aquasalis chromosome 2, idAnoAquaMG_Q_19, whole genome shotgun sequence DNA encoding:
- the LOC126570592 gene encoding secernin-3, whose protein sequence is MSGNNSNHGGETFVVLPPCTESNRKQIIFGRNGTGPSDQVMEVVYQPASGSSEAVSLPNGCEIEGGTAAYAVILNKPAGSWGAESGSNEKAVTVGLSYCGDAATEEGKVSPLDLVRLGLERGDSATGTIDALVQLVEKHGSDDRNAPKAAFVVCDPAAVWLLNVAGQFWAARQVQDTSIALAATGFTIGTAFDRSSEGLADKAKEAGAWDGSGEFSFSVAFGGSNELATRSWPAHEPGAEGMFGLKQMFECLRAAAPLAPAVTGSSQVSVLTGAGELPCHWFTATPQVEESVFKPFIFTTGAKISPLTRVPEGEAQTLLHRLHSNRKWEAVGSLLSSLEATCVDEVNRFLSEHSGEPSQELDELMKDCVEAEVKFYR